In the genome of Chryseobacterium oryzae, one region contains:
- a CDS encoding energy transducer TonB → MIKTILISIAVISSVFLSAQDSASVASKNPEINTIPVSDSISATDLDFLKKKFDLKDVALSADTTPEFVGGMKQFRKRFFEFYKVSHSKKDNVRLYFVVEKTGYVRNYIAISPNKKLNKDAETAMQKVFERWKPATIKNQAVRYLMVFPVSTETFIEDNKEDENSKLQNINAAEIPDLNYLKTVFDLKGVVSKADTAPEFPNGMKAFKRKYFEAIETLNLKNNEKLDVHLYFIVEENGYVRNVTAVGKNKKHVKEAELGISRLTERWKPATINGKPVRYLFYFPLVSKKYD, encoded by the coding sequence ATGATTAAAACCATCCTAATTTCTATTGCAGTAATTAGCAGTGTTTTCTTATCTGCACAAGATTCTGCTTCGGTTGCCTCAAAAAATCCTGAAATAAATACAATTCCGGTTTCAGATTCAATATCTGCTACAGATTTAGATTTTTTAAAGAAAAAATTCGACTTGAAAGATGTTGCATTAAGTGCAGATACAACACCTGAATTTGTGGGTGGAATGAAACAATTCAGAAAAAGATTTTTTGAGTTTTACAAAGTTTCTCATTCTAAAAAAGATAATGTACGTCTTTATTTTGTTGTAGAAAAAACCGGATACGTAAGAAATTACATCGCAATTTCTCCAAATAAAAAACTGAATAAAGATGCAGAAACAGCCATGCAGAAAGTTTTTGAACGCTGGAAACCTGCTACCATTAAAAATCAAGCGGTAAGGTATCTTATGGTTTTTCCTGTTTCCACAGAAACTTTTATTGAGGACAACAAAGAAGACGAAAATAGTAAGCTTCAGAATATTAACGCAGCCGAAATTCCGGATCTGAATTATCTAAAAACTGTTTTTGATCTAAAAGGGGTTGTTTCTAAAGCAGATACAGCACCCGAATTCCCTAACGGAATGAAAGCTTTTAAAAGAAAATATTTTGAAGCTATTGAAACTCTGAATCTTAAAAACAATGAAAAATTAGATGTACATCTTTATTTTATTGTTGAAGAAAACGGTTATGTAAGAAATGTTACCGCAGTAGGAAAAAACAAAAAACACGTTAAAGAAGCAGAATTAGGAATCAGTAGATTAACTGAACGTTGGAAACCAGCCACAATAAACGGGAAACCTGTACGGTATCTTTTTTACTTCCCTTTGGTTAGCAAAAAGTATGATTAA
- the thiL gene encoding thiamine-phosphate kinase, whose amino-acid sequence MFEDKEQELTPISKLGEFGLIKHLTEFFPLSNESSELGVGDDAAVINPGNKKVILTTDVLAEGVHFNLGYVPLKHLGYKAVVVNLSDIAAMNATPTQILVSLAVSNRFPVEALEEIYAGIQTACARYKVDLIGGDTTSSNAGLVMSITAIGIENDENIVKRNGAKPNDLLVVTGDLGGAYMGLQILEREHAVFLADPNMQPEMEGYDYILERQLKPEARTDVKGILEQLDIKPTSMIDISDGLASEILHLSDQSNVGFRLYEEKIPMDNLTISTADEFNLNPVMAALSGGEDYELLFTISPNDFDKIKNHPDFTIIGHAVEKEDGNFMIARGSNQLVALTAQGWDAFLGNQQKD is encoded by the coding sequence ATGTTTGAAGATAAAGAGCAAGAATTAACGCCCATCTCAAAATTAGGAGAATTTGGTTTAATTAAGCATTTAACCGAATTTTTTCCATTATCCAATGAATCTTCGGAGCTTGGAGTGGGAGATGATGCAGCGGTTATAAATCCCGGAAATAAAAAAGTTATCTTAACTACTGATGTTTTGGCAGAAGGGGTCCATTTCAACTTAGGATATGTTCCTTTAAAACATTTGGGATATAAAGCCGTTGTGGTGAACCTCAGCGATATTGCCGCGATGAATGCCACACCCACACAGATTTTGGTTTCTTTAGCCGTTTCTAACCGTTTCCCGGTAGAAGCTCTGGAAGAAATTTATGCCGGAATCCAGACTGCATGTGCTAGATATAAAGTTGATTTAATTGGCGGAGATACAACGAGTTCCAACGCTGGTTTGGTAATGAGCATCACGGCAATCGGAATAGAAAACGATGAAAATATTGTCAAAAGAAATGGTGCAAAACCCAACGATCTTTTGGTGGTAACAGGAGATTTAGGCGGAGCTTATATGGGTCTTCAGATTCTGGAAAGAGAGCACGCCGTTTTTTTGGCTGACCCCAATATGCAGCCTGAAATGGAAGGTTATGATTATATTTTAGAAAGACAATTGAAACCGGAAGCAAGAACAGACGTAAAAGGAATTTTGGAACAGCTGGATATCAAACCAACGTCTATGATTGATATTTCCGATGGCCTGGCTTCAGAAATCCTTCACCTTTCGGATCAGTCAAATGTTGGTTTCAGATTGTATGAAGAAAAAATTCCGATGGATAATCTTACGATTTCCACAGCAGATGAATTTAATTTAAACCCAGTAATGGCGGCATTAAGTGGCGGAGAAGATTATGAATTGCTGTTCACAATTTCGCCCAATGATTTTGATAAGATTAAAAACCATCCGGATTTCACAATTATCGGTCACGCCGTTGAAAAAGAAGACGGGAACTTTATGATTGCAAGAGGCTCTAACCAGTTAGTTGCTTTAACGGCACAGGGTTGGGATGCTTTTTTAGGAAATCAGCAGAAAGATTAA
- a CDS encoding BaiN/RdsA family NAD(P)/FAD-dependent oxidoreductase — MKQIIIIGGGAAGFFCAANLDEKKYKITILEQNSDVLQKVKISGGGRCNVTHACFDPKELVQFYPRGNKELLSVFTKFQPGDTMDWFEKRKVSLKIENDNRVFPESNSSQTIINTFLNEIQQKKVEVKTKCSVKEIEKTDEKYSVKTSLGDFEADFVIYTTGSSPKSLKMIENLGHKIVDLVPSLFTFNIKDDLLKDLAGTSFEMAETSIPKLKTEESGPLLITHWGLSGPAILKISAWEAINLAKVKYNFEIEVNFISKDFDDAEELFQNFKQSNPKKSIGQSKIFEVTNRFWQRILEVSKVDLNKQIANISGKEMQTILENLCKKKFQVTGKSTFKDEFVTAGGVDLKEINFKNMSSKLLPNLYIAGEVLNIDAVTGGFNFQACWSEAWLIAQDLNQL, encoded by the coding sequence ATGAAACAAATTATCATTATCGGAGGAGGTGCTGCAGGATTTTTCTGTGCTGCCAATCTTGACGAAAAAAAATATAAAATCACCATTTTGGAGCAGAATTCTGACGTTCTTCAGAAAGTGAAAATTTCCGGAGGTGGTCGCTGCAATGTAACTCATGCCTGTTTTGATCCAAAAGAGCTGGTTCAGTTTTATCCTCGCGGAAACAAAGAACTGCTGAGTGTTTTCACCAAATTCCAGCCGGGAGATACGATGGATTGGTTCGAAAAACGAAAAGTATCGTTGAAAATAGAAAATGATAACAGAGTTTTCCCGGAAAGCAATTCTTCGCAAACCATTATCAATACTTTTCTGAATGAAATTCAGCAGAAAAAGGTTGAAGTGAAAACGAAATGTTCGGTTAAAGAGATTGAAAAAACGGATGAAAAATATTCGGTTAAAACCAGTTTAGGAGATTTTGAAGCAGATTTTGTGATTTATACCACAGGAAGTTCGCCAAAATCTTTAAAAATGATAGAGAATTTAGGTCATAAAATCGTTGATCTGGTTCCTTCTCTTTTTACTTTTAATATTAAAGATGATTTGCTGAAAGATTTGGCAGGAACAAGTTTCGAAATGGCAGAAACCTCCATTCCCAAACTGAAAACCGAAGAGAGCGGGCCGCTTTTGATTACGCATTGGGGACTTTCGGGACCTGCAATTTTAAAAATTTCTGCCTGGGAAGCCATTAATCTGGCAAAAGTAAAATACAACTTTGAAATTGAAGTTAATTTTATTTCCAAAGATTTTGATGATGCCGAAGAACTATTTCAGAATTTTAAACAATCGAATCCAAAGAAATCTATCGGACAGTCTAAAATATTTGAAGTAACCAATCGTTTTTGGCAGAGAATACTGGAAGTTTCAAAAGTCGATTTGAATAAACAAATTGCAAATATTTCAGGCAAAGAAATGCAAACGATTCTTGAAAATTTATGCAAAAAGAAATTTCAGGTTACCGGAAAATCTACTTTTAAGGATGAATTTGTAACCGCTGGAGGTGTTGATTTAAAGGAGATTAACTTTAAAAATATGTCTTCAAAATTGTTGCCTAATTTGTATATTGCCGGAGAAGTTTTAAATATTGATGCGGTAACCGGCGGATTTAATTTTCAGGCATGTTGGAGTGAAGCCTGGCTGATTGCACAGGATTTGAACCAATTATAA
- a CDS encoding energy transducer TonB — protein MKYIITAIALIFSITAFGQVASSTEVPLPVSQEDKNKPIDFLIVYKNPDVMPDFPEGISAFRTQFQNAVDTNAFHPENGENDLKALISFIIERDGSMTDVKVSGSNEKFNAEVKKAVRSIKDKWKPGKIKGQAVRSRYKIPLTIKIS, from the coding sequence ATGAAATATATTATTACCGCAATAGCTTTAATTTTTAGCATTACCGCTTTTGGGCAAGTTGCTAGCTCCACTGAAGTGCCTCTTCCGGTTTCTCAAGAGGACAAGAATAAGCCCATAGATTTCCTGATAGTTTATAAAAATCCAGATGTAATGCCCGATTTTCCTGAAGGAATTTCAGCTTTTAGAACTCAATTCCAGAATGCTGTCGACACCAATGCTTTTCACCCTGAAAATGGAGAAAACGATCTCAAAGCTTTAATAAGTTTCATCATAGAAAGAGACGGCAGTATGACCGATGTAAAAGTAAGCGGCTCCAACGAAAAATTCAATGCCGAAGTTAAAAAAGCGGTACGAAGCATTAAAGACAAATGGAAACCGGGTAAAATTAAAGGACAAGCTGTAAGAAGCCGATATAAAATACCTTTAACAATAAAAATCAGTTAA
- a CDS encoding GLPGLI family protein translates to MKNILSLLMVAVFAFSNAQEKESSNRFFYELTFKPKKDSTKLDKVITVLDITNKDRSVYQDYTVISQDSITKVEIEAMQKAGVYKDLSKSLKTPKFSARIHKYYPGMKIEYIDKVANGMTPVNIAYTEDLKFKWKISNEKQKIGEYNTQKATTDFGGRKWTAWFSTDLPFPDGPYKFWGLPGLIVKIEDDAKNYSWILQGNKKVDDYKEFSYMETLAQATGGKPKDLTREKFEKTFSDFKKDPFASVRPMMNQAMLSQPVPGTDGTVGDLIKKQEKMYKDFYNANDNPIEATYNKTSAAVIEK, encoded by the coding sequence ATGAAAAATATATTATCATTATTAATGGTTGCTGTATTTGCCTTCTCTAATGCCCAGGAAAAGGAAAGTTCTAACCGTTTTTTTTATGAATTAACTTTTAAGCCTAAAAAAGACTCAACTAAGCTGGATAAAGTGATTACCGTTTTGGATATTACAAATAAAGACAGATCTGTTTATCAGGATTATACAGTAATTTCTCAGGATTCTATTACTAAAGTAGAAATAGAAGCCATGCAGAAAGCTGGTGTTTATAAAGATCTTTCTAAGTCCCTGAAAACGCCGAAATTTTCTGCAAGAATTCACAAATATTATCCGGGGATGAAAATAGAGTATATCGACAAAGTTGCCAACGGAATGACACCAGTGAATATTGCTTATACAGAAGATTTAAAATTCAAATGGAAAATTTCTAATGAAAAGCAAAAAATAGGAGAGTATAACACCCAAAAAGCTACTACAGATTTTGGAGGCAGAAAATGGACAGCTTGGTTCTCTACAGATTTGCCTTTTCCAGATGGTCCTTATAAATTCTGGGGGCTTCCTGGGTTAATTGTGAAAATAGAAGACGATGCAAAAAATTACTCTTGGATCTTGCAGGGTAATAAAAAAGTAGATGATTATAAAGAATTTTCTTACATGGAAACGCTTGCACAAGCTACTGGAGGAAAACCAAAAGATTTAACAAGAGAAAAATTCGAAAAAACGTTCAGCGATTTTAAAAAAGATCCTTTTGCATCTGTAAGACCAATGATGAATCAGGCAATGCTTTCTCAACCAGTACCAGGAACAGATGGAACAGTAGGAGATCTTATAAAAAAACAGGAGAAAATGTATAAAGATTTCTATAATGCGAATGATAATCCTATAGAAGCAACTTACAACAAAACTTCTGCGGCAGTAATAGAGAAATAA
- a CDS encoding ribosomal maturation YjgA family protein, translating to MVENKDFDFKLKFSIPFFVLTILLFLVEVLIATKLRDVFFVRAYLGDVIAVILLYTFVRTFLQIDREKLIIGIFIFSCLVEFAQYLNIAEKLGFQPGSLMYIVIGNSFSWIDILCYAVGCLIVYTSFQFRKKG from the coding sequence ATGGTGGAAAACAAAGATTTCGATTTCAAGCTAAAATTCAGCATCCCTTTTTTTGTTCTTACAATTTTGCTTTTTTTAGTAGAGGTTTTAATCGCGACAAAGCTTAGAGATGTTTTTTTTGTGCGTGCCTATTTAGGGGATGTAATTGCTGTAATATTACTTTATACTTTTGTTAGGACTTTTTTACAAATAGACAGAGAAAAACTGATCATCGGAATTTTTATTTTCTCGTGCCTCGTAGAGTTTGCACAGTATTTAAATATTGCCGAAAAATTAGGCTTCCAACCAGGAAGCCTAATGTATATTGTTATTGGAAATTCTTTCTCGTGGATAGATATTTTGTGTTATGCAGTTGGATGTCTGATCGTTTATACCTCCTTCCAATTCAGGAAAAAGGGTTAA
- a CDS encoding FeoA family protein: MDMPVKIIEMGILPHTVFKILYQAPFNGPLYVEFGEEKSRIALRPEEADFIIVEELIDAGK, translated from the coding sequence ATGGATATGCCTGTGAAAATTATAGAAATGGGAATTCTACCTCATACAGTTTTCAAAATCCTTTATCAGGCTCCTTTCAACGGACCTTTGTATGTTGAATTTGGTGAAGAAAAAAGCAGAATAGCACTCCGCCCCGAAGAGGCAGATTTTATTATTGTAGAAGAATTGATAGATGCAGGAAAATAG
- a CDS encoding carboxypeptidase-like regulatory domain-containing protein — protein MKIKISLFLMFFFSIITFAQKTVSGVVTDEDGVAIPSASVTVEEPGKDAILAYGITNSKGEYKVTFSSSESNVDLKVKAFNQRPQTKQITNSNQNISFKLQPEATEIKEVKLKTKIITSRGDTIAYDLKAFDSKSDRTLADVMKKIPGIEVKADGTIMYQGNAINKFYVEGKDLMEGGYGTISNSLPKDAVAKVEVMENHQPVKMLQGKIPSDAAAINIKLKKSVTMTGRGEVGSGFGDPWLWNVKLTPMFFSKKQQWVLNYKTNNMGEQVENEGNIIGFGSSWEGRRGNASQNSWLGVENASVPNLPVRRYLFNNVHYLSANYLTNIDKKQEWELKTNANYTNNAVERESTTYVTDFQQKTEYGYKFLNNFYTDKLKGELIFTKNAKKGFFKNVTTFSQFWNADRADANRWDVSGNRYGNQAVQSPTSSFQNSLSTIIPWKEKMVNLKSYINYQDDNQTLQITPAEYLKIPFIQNSSLTTIPFAPGSIALQNYRMKTLETSHSANISFTTKGWTFTPQVGVDFSTDKLTTNFDGTTTGVNGAPDFNSPLYDNALKFTEITPSASVGINYKNDAWSLFSNIPVNFNSIKAEDPTRNVNKSLNKTTFTPNIFVQYSFASFFKASASGNISNNFGDIQTAYAGYILTSPGGFNVMNANNPIPQTTSKSAGGRLEYRNPLNNLFFNAGYRVSNSKNNLLASSRVNSSGFSVIEYIESENSRETNTLYGEIGKYFPKFKTNASVTFNQSNTTSQQLRNNDFIDNKNVGNTLGFKFNNTYFSWMSVDFNASKGWTKQENGIQNNKTESYNHNLSVFFYPMENHTLGFYWDQINSNFGDTKYKNAFYDLSYQFSWASKKIDFELKWMNIANRKVFERIDLNLATVSQTTMQLRPSQVMFSVKFNFK, from the coding sequence ATGAAAATAAAAATTTCTCTTTTTCTGATGTTTTTTTTCTCCATCATTACCTTTGCACAGAAAACGGTAAGCGGTGTAGTTACAGATGAAGACGGAGTAGCAATTCCAAGTGCAAGTGTTACGGTAGAAGAGCCGGGAAAAGATGCTATTCTGGCTTATGGAATCACCAATTCTAAAGGTGAATATAAAGTAACTTTCAGTTCATCTGAATCTAATGTAGATTTAAAAGTTAAGGCATTTAATCAAAGACCGCAGACTAAACAGATCACTAACAGCAATCAGAATATCAGTTTCAAATTACAGCCGGAAGCTACAGAAATTAAAGAAGTAAAGCTGAAAACCAAAATAATTACTTCCCGTGGGGATACCATCGCCTACGATCTTAAGGCATTCGACAGCAAAAGTGACCGTACTTTAGCAGATGTAATGAAGAAAATTCCGGGGATAGAAGTAAAAGCAGATGGTACAATTATGTATCAGGGTAATGCCATTAATAAATTCTATGTTGAAGGAAAAGATCTTATGGAAGGTGGTTATGGAACCATTAGCAACTCGCTTCCTAAAGATGCTGTTGCTAAAGTGGAAGTAATGGAAAATCACCAACCTGTAAAAATGCTTCAGGGTAAAATACCGTCAGATGCAGCTGCTATTAATATTAAACTTAAAAAATCGGTTACCATGACCGGTAGAGGTGAAGTTGGAAGTGGTTTTGGAGATCCTTGGCTATGGAATGTAAAGCTCACGCCTATGTTTTTCAGCAAAAAACAACAATGGGTGCTCAATTACAAAACCAACAACATGGGAGAACAGGTAGAAAATGAAGGAAATATTATAGGATTTGGAAGTTCTTGGGAAGGTCGTAGAGGAAATGCCTCTCAGAACAGTTGGTTGGGTGTAGAAAATGCAAGCGTTCCTAATCTTCCGGTAAGAAGATATTTATTTAATAACGTTCATTATTTGTCTGCAAATTACCTTACCAATATCGATAAAAAACAAGAGTGGGAGCTAAAAACCAACGCCAATTATACCAATAATGCTGTTGAAAGAGAATCTACGACTTACGTAACCGATTTTCAGCAAAAAACAGAGTATGGTTATAAGTTTTTAAATAATTTCTATACAGACAAGCTTAAGGGAGAATTAATTTTCACAAAGAATGCTAAAAAAGGATTTTTTAAAAATGTTACAACATTCTCTCAATTTTGGAATGCCGATAGAGCAGATGCCAACAGATGGGATGTTTCGGGTAACAGATACGGAAACCAGGCAGTACAGTCTCCAACTTCTTCTTTCCAAAACTCGCTAAGTACCATCATTCCTTGGAAAGAAAAAATGGTTAATTTAAAATCGTATATTAACTATCAGGATGATAACCAAACATTACAGATTACACCTGCAGAATACTTGAAAATTCCTTTTATTCAGAATTCGTCATTAACGACAATTCCGTTTGCTCCGGGAAGTATAGCTCTTCAAAATTACAGAATGAAAACTTTAGAAACATCTCATTCTGCCAACATTAGTTTTACTACAAAAGGATGGACGTTTACTCCGCAAGTGGGTGTAGATTTTTCAACAGACAAACTCACTACAAACTTTGATGGCACAACTACAGGGGTAAATGGAGCTCCGGATTTTAACAGTCCTCTCTATGACAACGCTCTGAAGTTTACAGAAATTACTCCATCTGCTTCCGTAGGAATTAATTATAAAAATGATGCTTGGAGCTTGTTTTCGAACATTCCTGTAAATTTTAACAGCATTAAAGCAGAAGATCCAACTAGAAACGTAAACAAATCTTTAAACAAAACTACTTTTACACCTAATATTTTTGTACAGTACAGTTTCGCATCGTTCTTTAAAGCAAGTGCAAGCGGAAATATCAGTAATAATTTTGGAGATATTCAAACGGCTTATGCGGGATATATTCTTACAAGTCCGGGAGGCTTTAATGTGATGAATGCCAATAATCCTATTCCGCAGACAACTTCAAAAAGTGCAGGAGGTAGATTAGAGTATAGAAACCCATTGAATAATTTATTCTTTAATGCGGGGTATAGAGTGAGCAATTCTAAGAATAACTTATTGGCGTCTAGCAGAGTTAATTCATCTGGTTTCAGTGTTATCGAATATATTGAAAGTGAAAACAGCCGTGAAACCAATACTTTGTATGGTGAGATTGGCAAATATTTCCCTAAATTCAAAACAAATGCATCTGTTACTTTTAACCAGTCTAACACAACATCGCAACAACTTAGAAATAATGATTTTATCGATAACAAAAATGTAGGAAATACTTTAGGTTTTAAATTCAACAACACCTATTTTTCTTGGATGAGTGTAGATTTTAATGCTTCTAAAGGCTGGACTAAGCAAGAAAACGGAATTCAGAACAATAAAACAGAAAGTTACAACCATAATTTGAGTGTATTCTTTTATCCAATGGAAAATCATACGTTAGGATTTTACTGGGATCAGATCAATTCTAATTTCGGAGATACAAAATACAAGAATGCTTTCTACGATTTGTCTTACCAGTTTAGCTGGGCAAGTAAAAAAATTGATTTTGAATTGAAATGGATGAATATTGCCAACAGAAAAGTTTTTGAAAGAATAGATCTGAATTTGGCAACGGTGTCGCAAACTACCATGCAGCTTCGCCCAAGTCAGGTGATGTTTTCTGTAAAATTCAACTTTAAATAA
- a CDS encoding acyl-CoA thioesterase, producing the protein MTFYHTFEVRWSDLDANKHLANSSYVQYCAQTRMAFMKKEKMGVTQMSRWGIGPVIMHERFSFFKEIFADQKVIVSLEIDGCAEDASIYRFVHKFYLPDGSHCATSEATGVWIDTMLRKMTSPPDDVVEAMNKYKTAETILMTREDFKKLPFRPENIDPAIFNK; encoded by the coding sequence ATGACTTTTTACCATACATTCGAAGTTCGCTGGAGCGATCTGGATGCCAATAAGCATCTTGCCAATTCTTCTTACGTGCAATACTGTGCACAGACCAGAATGGCGTTTATGAAAAAAGAAAAAATGGGCGTTACCCAAATGAGCCGTTGGGGCATTGGTCCTGTAATTATGCACGAAAGATTTTCTTTCTTTAAAGAAATTTTTGCCGATCAAAAGGTAATAGTAAGTCTTGAAATTGATGGTTGTGCAGAAGACGCATCCATTTACCGTTTTGTACATAAATTTTATCTCCCCGATGGTTCTCACTGTGCCACATCTGAAGCAACCGGGGTTTGGATTGATACGATGCTCAGAAAAATGACTTCTCCGCCGGATGATGTAGTGGAAGCGATGAACAAATACAAAACCGCCGAAACCATCCTAATGACAAGAGAAGATTTTAAAAAACTCCCTTTCCGCCCGGAAAATATAGATCCGGCAATTTTTAATAAATAA
- a CDS encoding YARHG domain-containing protein, with protein MKILKISLIALFVISLSSCKKETETHAKSKDSLAVKKDSVIVPEVHKEYYGIYMGDFEGRGQVYDSETKEYYDGIDFKKISLKINRITKDSVYGQSIVDGAQRPFRGVFKEGSQTFVLDEPGNDKTDGRFEVKLKNDSITGKWTAFNKSAVKAPLKNLKLIKKEFVYNPNFMLDENSDVVDWENTKYSKEKYTDEETGKTETFTASKNRYASKAIFKINASRQKLTEKDLKNLRKLDMEIIKNAVFARHGYAFKKPTYRYFFEQTDWYIPVSNNVDGELTPLEKDNVALLNRFIQYAEDKYDQFGR; from the coding sequence ATGAAAATTTTAAAAATTTCTTTAATTGCCCTTTTTGTCATCAGTTTATCTTCCTGTAAAAAAGAGACGGAAACCCATGCGAAGTCTAAAGACAGCTTAGCTGTAAAGAAAGATTCTGTAATCGTTCCCGAAGTACATAAAGAGTATTACGGTATTTACATGGGCGATTTTGAGGGGAGAGGTCAAGTCTATGACAGCGAGACGAAGGAGTATTATGATGGAATTGATTTCAAAAAAATCTCATTAAAAATCAACAGGATTACCAAAGACAGCGTTTACGGACAAAGCATTGTAGATGGAGCTCAAAGACCTTTCAGAGGGGTTTTTAAAGAAGGTTCCCAAACTTTTGTTTTGGATGAACCCGGAAATGATAAAACCGACGGAAGGTTTGAAGTGAAACTCAAAAACGACAGTATCACCGGGAAATGGACAGCCTTCAACAAGTCTGCAGTAAAAGCACCTTTGAAAAATCTGAAGCTGATTAAAAAGGAGTTTGTTTATAATCCCAATTTTATGCTGGATGAAAATTCTGATGTGGTAGACTGGGAAAATACCAAATATTCTAAAGAAAAATATACGGATGAAGAAACTGGGAAAACCGAAACTTTTACCGCCTCAAAAAATAGATATGCTTCTAAAGCCATATTTAAGATCAATGCTTCCAGGCAAAAGCTTACCGAAAAAGACTTAAAAAACCTCAGAAAACTCGATATGGAAATTATTAAAAATGCAGTTTTTGCAAGACACGGCTATGCATTTAAAAAACCTACGTACCGATATTTTTTTGAGCAGACAGACTGGTATATTCCGGTTTCTAACAATGTTGATGGCGAGCTTACTCCCTTGGAAAAAGACAATGTTGCTTTACTGAACCGTTTTATTCAATACGCAGAAGATAAGTATGACCAGTTTGGGAGATAA
- a CDS encoding DUF2306 domain-containing protein: MLSAKKNISSLFKILLIIGFGYFFWLMLKITFEYIPLKSDVSFLMIKQTEVTDRPEYLYFFYTHVYTSIFVLLTGFLAILRKDFGVKNFHKSTGKIYVFLILLFAAPSGIYMGVFANGGFLSKISFVILGSLWWFSTFKAYQLARQKKFTEHKKWMWRSFALTISAITLRMWKVIIVYLFHPNPMDVYQIIAWLGWVPNIILIEYLILKKHI; encoded by the coding sequence ATGCTTTCAGCTAAAAAAAATATTTCGAGTTTATTCAAAATCCTTTTAATTATCGGGTTCGGATATTTCTTTTGGCTGATGTTGAAAATTACCTTCGAATATATTCCTTTGAAAAGTGATGTAAGTTTTTTAATGATTAAACAAACTGAAGTTACAGACAGACCAGAATATCTTTATTTTTTTTACACTCACGTTTACACAAGTATTTTTGTTCTACTAACCGGTTTTTTAGCCATTCTCAGAAAAGATTTTGGTGTGAAAAATTTCCATAAAAGCACAGGGAAAATATATGTTTTTCTAATTCTTTTATTTGCAGCACCATCAGGAATTTATATGGGAGTTTTTGCCAATGGAGGATTTCTTTCTAAAATTTCATTTGTGATTTTGGGGAGTTTATGGTGGTTCTCAACGTTTAAAGCTTATCAATTAGCCCGACAGAAAAAATTTACAGAACATAAAAAATGGATGTGGCGAAGTTTTGCATTGACAATTTCTGCCATTACCTTGAGAATGTGGAAAGTAATTATTGTATATTTATTCCACCCGAATCCGATGGATGTCTATCAAATCATAGCGTGGTTGGGTTGGGTTCCAAACATTATTTTAATAGAATATTTAATTTTAAAAAAACACATTTAA